The following proteins come from a genomic window of Streptococcus pneumoniae:
- the budA gene encoding acetolactate decarboxylase: protein MDKNVQEPVKLFQYNTLGALMAGLYGGTMTVGELLEHGDLGLGTLDSIDGELIVLDGKAYQAKESGDQPEIVEVSPDALIPYAAVVPHQAEVIFRQRFEMTDKELKERIESYYDGENLFRSIKIRGEFSHMHVRMIPKSTPDTKFADIATHQPEYSRDNVAGTIVGFWTPQIFHGVSVAGYHLHFISDDLTFGGHVMDFVIKEGIIEVGAVDQLDQRFPVQDRQYLFAKFNVDEMKKDIEKAE from the coding sequence ATGGATAAGAACGTGCAGGAACCAGTGAAATTATTTCAATACAATACTCTTGGAGCCTTGATGGCTGGCCTTTATGGTGGTACTATGACAGTAGGAGAATTGCTAGAACATGGTGACCTTGGTTTGGGAACCTTGGATTCCATTGATGGGGAATTGATTGTCTTGGATGGCAAGGCTTATCAGGCCAAAGAGTCAGGAGACCAGCCAGAAATTGTGGAAGTGTCACCAGATGCCCTTATTCCTTACGCTGCAGTGGTACCGCATCAGGCAGAGGTCATTTTCCGCCAGCGCTTTGAGATGACAGACAAGGAATTGAAAGAACGAATTGAGTCTTATTATGATGGGGAAAATCTTTTCCGCTCTATCAAGATTCGGGGGGAATTTTCACATATGCATGTGCGTATGATTCCTAAGTCAACACCCGATACCAAGTTTGCTGATATCGCAACCCATCAACCGGAATATAGTCGTGACAATGTTGCGGGGACTATTGTTGGTTTCTGGACGCCTCAGATTTTCCATGGGGTCAGTGTGGCAGGCTACCATCTGCACTTCATATCAGATGATTTGACCTTCGGTGGACATGTCATGGATTTTGTCATCAAGGAAGGCATTATCGAGGTGGGAGCAGTTGACCAGTTGGACCAACGTTTCCCAGTCCAAGACCGTCAATACTTGTTTGCTAAGTTCAATGTTGACGAGATGAAAAAAGATATTGAAAAGGCAGAATAG
- a CDS encoding YhfC family intramembrane metalloprotease, whose translation MTIHIIITMLLLLAFLIGSIWFTKKKYQINLAVLGLGAVAFFVSSQILEKLVHILILHPQKDGSIALLQDHPLIYIIYGLAMAAFFEETARLVFFKWLEKKRSLEKADALAYGLGHGGLELIFLGLISLLNLYIVLSAVQTQNPQVMQLLSENMLKTIQSLSVWQIYLLGFERILALGFQLLLTVWVYQAVRQKKWIYLLAAYGLHAFFDLAPSLFQVGWLTNPVLVEVILALDLVLVAYGTKEIFCKKS comes from the coding sequence ATGACCATTCATATCATTATTACCATGTTGCTGTTGCTAGCTTTTCTGATAGGAAGCATTTGGTTTACCAAAAAGAAATACCAGATTAATCTAGCTGTCTTGGGCTTGGGTGCAGTCGCTTTCTTTGTCTCTTCGCAGATTTTGGAAAAACTGGTGCATATCTTGATTTTGCATCCTCAAAAAGACGGTAGTATTGCCCTCTTGCAAGATCATCCGCTTATCTATATTATCTATGGCCTAGCCATGGCAGCATTTTTTGAGGAAACGGCTCGTCTTGTTTTCTTCAAATGGTTGGAGAAAAAGAGAAGTTTGGAAAAGGCAGATGCCTTGGCCTATGGCCTAGGGCATGGTGGCTTGGAGTTGATTTTTCTAGGCCTTATTAGTTTACTCAATCTTTACATCGTTCTTTCGGCAGTTCAAACTCAGAATCCACAGGTTATGCAATTACTGTCTGAAAATATGTTAAAAACCATTCAGTCACTTTCGGTCTGGCAGATTTATTTGCTTGGTTTTGAGCGAATCTTGGCGCTTGGTTTCCAATTACTTTTGACAGTTTGGGTTTACCAAGCTGTTCGCCAGAAGAAATGGATTTATCTCCTAGCAGCCTATGGCTTGCATGCCTTCTTTGATCTGGCACCATCTCTTTTCCAAGTAGGCTGGTTGACAAATCCAGTCTTGGTTGAAGTGATTCTAGCACTGGATCTCGTTCTGGTTGCCTATGGAACCAAGGAAATCTTTTGTAAAAAATCATAA
- the murB gene encoding UDP-N-acetylmuramate dehydrogenase, with product MSVREKMLEILEGIDIRFKEPLHSYSYTKVGGEADYLVFPRNRFELARLVKFANQENIPWMVLGNASNIIVRDGGIRGFVILCDKLNNVSVDGYTIEAEAGANLIETTRIALRHSLTGFEFACGIPGSVGGAVFMNAGAYGGEIAHILQSCKVLTKDGEIETLSAKDLAFGYRHSAIQESGAVVLSVKFALAPGTHQVIKQEMDRLTHLRELKQPLEYPSCGSVFKRPVGHFAGQLISEAGLKGYRIGGVEVSEKHAGFMINVADGTAKDYEDLIQSVIEKVKEHSGITLEREVRILGESK from the coding sequence ATGTCTGTAAGAGAAAAAATGCTTGAAATCTTAGAAGGAATTGATATCCGTTTTAAGGAACCCTTGCATAGCTATAGTTATACAAAAGTAGGTGGAGAGGCTGATTATTTGGTCTTTCCACGAAATCGTTTTGAGTTGGCGCGCCTTGTGAAATTTGCCAACCAAGAAAATATCCCTTGGATGGTTCTTGGCAATGCAAGCAATATCATCGTTCGTGATGGTGGGATTCGTGGATTTGTCATCTTGTGTGACAAGCTCAATAACGTTTCTGTTGATGGCTATACCATTGAAGCAGAAGCTGGGGCTAACTTGATTGAAACAACTCGCATTGCCCTCCGTCATAGTTTAACTGGCTTTGAGTTTGCTTGTGGTATTCCAGGAAGCGTTGGCGGTGCTGTCTTTATGAATGCGGGTGCCTATGGTGGCGAGATTGCTCACATCTTGCAGTCTTGTAAGGTCTTGACCAAGGATGGAGAAATCGAAACCCTGTCTGCTAAAGACTTGGCTTTTGGTTACCGCCATTCAGCTATTCAGGAGTCTGGTGCAGTTGTCTTGTCAGTTAAATTTGCCCTAGCTCCAGGAACCCATCAGGTTATCAAGCAGGAAATGGACCGCTTGACGCACCTACGTGAACTCAAGCAACCTTTGGAATACCCATCTTGTGGCTCGGTCTTTAAGCGTCCAGTCGGGCATTTTGCAGGTCAGTTAATTTCAGAAGCTGGCTTGAAAGGCTATCGTATCGGTGGCGTAGAAGTGTCAGAAAAGCATGCAGGATTTATGATCAATGTCGCAGATGGAACGGCCAAAGACTACGAGGACTTGATCCAATCGGTTATCGAAAAAGTCAAGGAACACTCAGGTATTACGCTTGAAAGAGAAGTCCGGATCTTGGGTGAAAGCAAGTAG
- a CDS encoding ABC transporter ATP-binding protein, with the protein MKKPIIEFKNVSKVFEDSNTKVLKDINFELEEGKFYTLLGASGSGKSTILNIIAGLLDATTGDIMLDGVRINDIPTNKRDVHTVFQSYALFPHMNVFENVAFPLRLRKIDKKEIEQRVAEVLKMVQLEGYEKRSIRKLSGGQRQRVAIARAIINQPRVVLLDEPLSALDLKLRTDMQYELRELQQRLGITFVFVTHDQEEALAMSDWIFVMNDGEIVQSGTPVDIYDEPINHFVATFIGESNILPGIMIEDYLVEFNGKRFEAVDGGMKPNEPVEVVIRPEDLRITLPEEGKLQVKVDTQLFRGVHYEIIAYDELGNEWMIHSTRKAIVGEEIGLDFEPEDIHIMRLNETEEEFDARIEEYVEIEEQEAGLINAIEEERDEENKL; encoded by the coding sequence TTGAAAAAACCAATTATCGAATTCAAAAACGTCTCTAAAGTTTTTGAAGACAGCAACACCAAGGTTCTCAAAGACATCAACTTTGAGTTGGAAGAAGGGAAATTCTACACCCTTCTAGGTGCATCTGGTTCGGGGAAATCAACTATCCTAAACATTATTGCAGGTTTACTGGATGCGACGACAGGAGATATCATGCTAGACGGTGTTCGTATCAATGATATTCCAACCAACAAGCGTGATGTCCATACGGTCTTCCAATCCTATGCCTTGTTTCCACATATGAATGTGTTTGAAAATGTTGCCTTTCCACTTCGCTTGCGCAAGATTGACAAGAAAGAAATCGAGCAACGCGTAGCGGAAGTTCTCAAGATGGTTCAGTTGGAAGGTTATGAAAAACGTTCCATCCGCAAACTTTCTGGAGGACAACGTCAGCGTGTGGCTATCGCCCGTGCTATCATCAACCAACCCCGTGTGGTTTTGTTGGATGAGCCCTTGTCAGCGCTGGACTTGAAATTAAGAACAGACATGCAGTACGAACTGCGTGAATTACAACAACGATTGGGCATTACCTTTGTCTTTGTCACTCACGATCAGGAAGAAGCCCTGGCCATGAGTGACTGGATTTTCGTTATGAATGATGGCGAGATTGTCCAGTCTGGAACCCCTGTGGACATCTACGATGAGCCAATCAACCACTTTGTTGCCACCTTTATCGGGGAGTCAAACATCTTGCCAGGTATCATGATTGAGGACTACTTGGTCGAATTTAACGGCAAACGCTTTGAAGCGGTTGATGGTGGGATGAAGCCAAATGAACCTGTTGAGGTCGTTATTCGTCCAGAGGACTTGCGCATTACCCTTCCTGAAGAAGGCAAGCTCCAAGTTAAGGTCGATACCCAGCTTTTCCGTGGAGTTCATTATGAAATTATCGCCTATGACGAACTTGGAAATGAATGGATGATCCACTCAACCCGTAAGGCTATCGTGGGTGAGGAAATCGGTCTGGACTTTGAACCAGAAGACATCCACATCATGCGTCTCAATGAAACCGAAGAAGAGTTCGATGCTCGTATTGAGGAGTACGTAGAAATCGAAGAGCAAGAAGCAGGTTTGATCAATGCAATCGAGGAGGAAAGAGATGAAGAAAACAAGCTCTAA
- a CDS encoding ABC transporter permease has translation MKKTSSKLFVVPYMLWIALFVLAPLVLIFGQSFFNIEGQFSLENYKSYFASQNLTYLKMSFNSVLYAGIVTFVTLLISYPTALFLTRLKHRQLWIMLIILPTWINLLLKAYAFIGIFGQNGSINQFLEFIGIGSQQLLFTDFSFIFVASYIELPFMILPIFNVLDDMDNNLINASYDLGATKWETFRHVIFPLSMNGVRSGVQSVFIPSLSLFMLTRLIGGNRVITLGTAIEQNFLTNDNYGMGSTIGVILILTMFITMWVTKERRER, from the coding sequence ATGAAGAAAACAAGCTCTAAACTCTTTGTAGTGCCCTACATGCTTTGGATTGCCCTCTTTGTATTGGCACCCTTGGTCTTGATTTTCGGTCAATCCTTTTTCAACATCGAAGGCCAGTTCAGTTTAGAAAATTACAAATCTTACTTTGCGTCACAAAACTTGACCTATCTTAAAATGAGTTTCAACTCAGTGCTTTATGCAGGCATTGTGACCTTTGTGACACTGCTTATCAGTTATCCGACGGCCCTCTTTTTGACCCGTCTCAAACACCGTCAACTCTGGATTATGCTGATTATTCTGCCAACTTGGATCAACCTTCTTCTTAAGGCTTATGCCTTTATCGGGATTTTTGGTCAGAATGGCTCTATTAACCAATTCTTGGAATTTATCGGAATTGGTTCACAGCAGTTGCTTTTTACCGATTTCTCCTTTATCTTTGTCGCAAGCTACATCGAGCTTCCCTTTATGATTTTGCCGATTTTCAATGTCTTGGACGATATGGATAACAATCTCATCAATGCCAGCTATGACCTAGGTGCGACCAAGTGGGAGACTTTCCGTCATGTCATCTTCCCTCTGTCTATGAACGGAGTGAGAAGTGGGGTCCAATCTGTCTTTATCCCCAGCTTGAGTCTCTTCATGCTGACCCGTTTGATTGGTGGAAACCGTGTTATTACGCTGGGAACGGCTATTGAACAGAATTTCCTAACCAATGACAACTACGGTATGGGTTCAACCATCGGTGTAATTCTCATCTTGACCATGTTCATCACCATGTGGGTGACCAAGGAAAGGAGAGAACGATGA
- a CDS encoding ABC transporter permease, which yields MKKFANLYLGLVFLVLYLPIFYLIGYAFNAGNDMNSFTGFSLSHFKTMFGDGRLMLIVTQTFFLAFLSALIATIIGTFGAIYIYQSRKKYQEAFLSLNNILMVAPDVMIGASFLILFTQLKFSLGFLTVLSSHVAFSIPIVVLMVLPRLKEMNGDMIHAAYDLGASQFQMFKEIMLPYLTPSIITGYFMAFTYSLDDFAVTFFVTGNGFSTLSVEIYSRARKGISLEINALSALVFLFSIILVVGYYFISREKEEQA from the coding sequence ATGAAAAAATTTGCCAACCTTTATCTGGGACTGGTCTTTCTTGTCCTCTACCTGCCGATTTTTTACTTGATTGGCTACGCCTTTAATGCAGGAAACGACATGAACAGCTTTACAGGCTTTAGCTTGAGCCATTTTAAAACCATGTTTGGTGATGGTCGCCTTATGTTAATTGTGACTCAGACCTTTTTCTTGGCCTTCCTATCAGCCTTGATAGCGACCATTATCGGGACTTTTGGTGCCATTTACATCTACCAGTCTCGTAAGAAATACCAAGAAGCCTTTCTATCACTCAATAATATCCTCATGGTTGCGCCTGACGTTATGATTGGTGCTAGCTTCTTGATTCTCTTTACCCAACTCAAGTTTTCACTTGGCTTTTTGACCGTTCTATCTAGTCACGTGGCCTTCTCCATTCCTATCGTGGTCTTGATGGTCTTGCCTCGACTCAAGGAAATGAATGGCGACATGATTCATGCGGCCTATGACTTGGGAGCTAGTCAATTTCAGATGTTCAAGGAAATCATGCTTCCTTACCTGACTCCGTCTATCATTACTGGTTATTTCATGGCCTTCACCTATTCGTTAGATGACTTTGCCGTGACCTTCTTTGTAACAGGAAATGGCTTTTCAACCCTATCAGTCGAGATTTACTCTCGTGCTCGCAAGGGGATTTCCTTAGAAATCAATGCCCTGTCTGCTCTAGTCTTTCTCTTTAGTATTATCCTAGTTGTAGGTTATTACTTTATCTCTCGTGAGAAGGAGGAGCAAGCATGA
- a CDS encoding ABC transporter substrate-binding protein, with product MKKIYSFLAGIAAIILVLWGIATHLDSKINSRDSQKLVIYNWGDYIDPELLTQFTEETGIQVQYETFDSNEAMYTKIKQGGTTYDIAIPSEYMINKMKDEDLLVPLDYSKIEGIENIGPEFLNQSFDPGNKFSIPYFWGTLGIVYNETMVDEAPEHWDDLWKPEYKNSIMLFDGAREVLGLGLNSLGYSLNSKDLQQLEETVDKLYKLTPNIKAIVADEMKGYMIQNNVAIGVTFSGEASQMLEKNENLRYVVPTEASNLWFDNMVIPKTVKNQNSAYAFINFMLKPENALQNAEYVGYSTPNLPAKELLPEETKEDKAFYPDVETMKHLEVYEKFDHKWTGKYSDLFLQFKMYRK from the coding sequence ATGAAAAAAATCTATTCATTTTTAGCAGGAATTGCAGCGATTATCCTTGTCTTGTGGGGAATTGCGACTCATTTAGATAGTAAAATCAATAGTCGAGATAGTCAAAAATTGGTTATCTATAACTGGGGAGACTATATCGATCCTGAACTCTTGACTCAGTTTACAGAAGAAACAGGAATTCAAGTTCAGTACGAGACTTTTGACTCCAACGAAGCCATGTACACTAAGATAAAGCAGGGTGGAACGACCTACGATATTGCCATTCCAAGTGAATACATGATTAACAAGATGAAGGACGAAGACCTCTTGGTTCCGCTTGATTATTCAAAAATTGAAGGAATCGAAAATATCGGACCAGAGTTTCTCAACCAGTCCTTTGACCCAGGTAATAAATTCTCCATCCCTTACTTCTGGGGAACCTTAGGAATTGTCTACAACGAAACCATGGTAGATGAAGCGCCTGAGCATTGGGATGACCTTTGGAAGCCGGAGTATAAGAATTCTATCATGCTCTTTGATGGGGCGCGTGAGGTGCTGGGACTAGGACTCAATTCCCTCGGCTACAGCCTCAACTCCAAGGATCTGCAGCAGTTGGAAGAGACAGTGGATAAGCTCTACAAACTGACTCCAAATATCAAGGCTATCGTTGCGGACGAGATGAAGGGCTATATGATTCAGAATAATGTTGCAATCGGCGTGACCTTCTCTGGTGAAGCCAGCCAAATGTTAGAAAAAAATGAAAATCTACGTTATGTGGTACCGACAGAGGCCAGCAATCTTTGGTTTGACAATATGGTCATTCCCAAAACAGTTAAAAACCAAAACTCAGCCTATGCCTTTATCAACTTTATGTTGAAACCTGAAAATGCTCTCCAAAATGCGGAGTATGTCGGCTATTCAACACCAAACCTACCAGCGAAGGAATTGCTCCCAGAGGAAACAAAGGAAGATAAGGCCTTCTATCCCGATGTTGAAACCATGAAACACCTAGAAGTTTATGAGAAATTTGACCATAAATGGACAGGGAAATATAGCGACCTCTTCCTACAGTTTAAAATGTATCGGAAGTAG
- a CDS encoding LURP-one-related/scramblase family protein: protein MKTFLVKQKFRLGGERFAIKDDRGEIAYQVEGSFFKIPKTFTIYDAAGEQVSEISKEILTLLPRFEIQLRDGSSFVIRKKLTFWRDKYEFDNLGLRIEGNIWDLNFKLLDDRDQLIAEIKKELFHLTSTYTVTVLEDAYADLVISLCVAIDYVEMLESQSH, encoded by the coding sequence ATGAAAACATTTCTTGTCAAACAAAAGTTTCGTCTTGGAGGCGAACGCTTCGCTATCAAGGATGACAGGGGAGAAATTGCCTATCAGGTGGAGGGATCATTTTTTAAGATTCCTAAAACCTTTACCATCTATGATGCGGCTGGTGAACAAGTCAGTGAGATTAGTAAAGAAATCTTGACCTTGCTTCCTCGTTTTGAGATTCAGCTTCGGGATGGCTCGAGTTTTGTCATTCGTAAGAAGTTGACCTTCTGGCGAGATAAGTATGAGTTTGATAATCTAGGTCTTCGTATCGAGGGCAATATCTGGGATTTGAATTTCAAATTGCTGGATGATCGCGATCAGTTGATTGCGGAAATTAAGAAGGAACTCTTCCATCTGACCTCTACCTATACCGTAACGGTTCTTGAAGACGCTTATGCAGACCTAGTCATTTCCCTCTGTGTCGCGATTGACTATGTGGAAATGCTGGAAAGCCAATCACATTAA
- the alaS gene encoding alanine--tRNA ligase yields the protein MKQLSSAQVRQMWLDFWATKGHSVEPSVSLVPVNDPTLLWINSGVATLKKYFDGTIIPENPRITNAQKAIRTNDIENVGKTARHHTMFEMLGNFSIGDYFRDEAITWAYELLTSPEWFDFPAEKLYMTYYPDDKDSYNRWIEVGVDPSHLIPIEDNFWEIGAGPSGPDTEIFFDRGEAFDPENIGLRLLAEDIENDRYIEIWNIVLSQFNADPAVPRSEYKELPHKNIDTGAGLERLVAVIQGAKTNFETDLFMPIIREVEKLSGKVYDQDGDNMSFKVIADHIRSLSFAIGDGALPGNEGRGYVLRRLLRRASMHGQKLGINEPFLYKLVPTVGKIMESYYPEVLEKRDFIEKIVKSEEESFARTLHSGQHFAQGIVADLKEKGQSVIAGQDVFKLYDTYGFPVELTEEIAEEAGMTVDREGFEAAMKEQQERARASAVKGGSMGMQNETLQNITVESVFNYNASQLSSKLVAIVADNAEVGAVSEGTASLIFAETSFYAEMGGQVADYGQILDESGKVVATVTNVQKAPNGQALHTVEVLAPLALNQEYTLVIDSNRRHRVMKNHTATHLLHAALHNILGNHATQAGSLNEVEFLRFDFTHFQAVTAEELRAIEQQVNEKIWEALEVKTVETDIDTAKEMGAMALFGEKYGKEVRVVTIGDYSIELCGGTHVGNTSEIGLFKIVKEEGIGSGTRRILAVTGKEAFEAYREQEDALKAVAATLKAPQVKEVPHKVEGLQEQLRQLQKENAELKEKAAAAAAGDIFKDAKEVNGHRYIASQVSVSDAGALRTFADNWKQKDYSDLLVLVAAIGDKVNVLVASKTKDLHAGNLVKELAPIIDGRGGGKPDMAMAGGSNQAKIQELLDVVAGKL from the coding sequence ATGAAACAACTATCTAGTGCACAAGTACGCCAAATGTGGCTTGATTTCTGGGCGACCAAAGGTCACTCAGTAGAACCATCAGTAAGTTTGGTTCCTGTAAATGACCCAACTCTTTTGTGGATCAACTCTGGGGTAGCAACCCTTAAGAAATACTTTGACGGGACCATTATCCCTGAAAATCCACGTATTACCAATGCCCAAAAGGCTATCCGTACCAACGACATCGAAAACGTAGGGAAGACTGCGCGTCACCATACCATGTTTGAAATGTTGGGGAACTTCTCTATCGGGGATTACTTCCGTGACGAAGCTATCACTTGGGCTTATGAGCTTTTGACAAGCCCTGAATGGTTTGATTTCCCTGCTGAAAAACTTTACATGACCTACTATCCAGACGATAAAGATTCTTACAACCGCTGGATTGAAGTGGGAGTGGATCCAAGTCACTTGATTCCAATTGAGGACAACTTCTGGGAAATCGGTGCGGGACCTTCTGGACCAGATACAGAAATCTTCTTTGACCGTGGGGAAGCCTTTGACCCAGAAAATATCGGTCTTCGCCTGCTTGCAGAAGATATTGAAAACGACCGTTATATTGAAATCTGGAACATCGTTTTGTCACAATTTAACGCAGACCCTGCTGTTCCTCGTAGCGAATACAAGGAATTGCCACATAAGAACATTGATACGGGCGCTGGTTTGGAGCGTTTGGTGGCTGTTATCCAAGGGGCTAAGACCAACTTTGAAACGGACCTCTTCATGCCGATTATCCGTGAAGTCGAGAAATTGTCTGGTAAGGTTTATGACCAAGATGGCGACAACATGAGCTTCAAGGTTATCGCAGACCACATTCGTTCTCTTTCATTTGCTATCGGTGATGGTGCCCTTCCAGGAAATGAAGGTCGTGGTTATGTTCTTCGTCGTCTTCTCCGTCGTGCTTCTATGCATGGTCAAAAATTGGGTATCAACGAGCCTTTCCTTTACAAACTTGTTCCAACTGTTGGAAAAATCATGGAAAGCTACTACCCAGAAGTGCTTGAGAAACGTGACTTTATTGAGAAAATCGTTAAGAGCGAAGAAGAATCATTTGCCCGTACCCTTCACTCAGGTCAACACTTTGCCCAAGGCATTGTGGCAGACTTGAAAGAAAAAGGTCAATCTGTCATTGCTGGTCAAGATGTCTTTAAACTCTATGATACATACGGATTCCCAGTTGAATTGACTGAAGAAATTGCTGAAGAAGCTGGTATGACTGTAGACCGTGAAGGTTTTGAAGCAGCCATGAAAGAACAGCAAGAACGCGCGCGTGCGTCAGCTGTCAAGGGTGGCTCAATGGGTATGCAAAATGAAACTCTTCAAAACATCACTGTAGAAAGTGTCTTCAACTACAATGCTAGCCAATTGTCTTCTAAATTGGTAGCTATCGTTGCTGACAATGCAGAAGTAGGAGCTGTTTCAGAAGGAACTGCCTCTCTTATCTTTGCGGAAACGTCATTTTATGCTGAAATGGGTGGACAGGTAGCTGACTACGGACAAATCTTGGATGAGTCAGGTAAGGTTGTGGCTACTGTGACCAATGTTCAGAAAGCCCCAAATGGTCAAGCCCTTCATACAGTTGAAGTCCTTGCACCGCTTGCCTTGAACCAAGAATATACCTTGGTAATTGATAGCAATCGCCGTCACCGTGTCATGAAAAACCACACTGCGACTCATTTGCTTCACGCTGCCCTTCACAATATCCTTGGAAACCACGCAACACAGGCAGGATCTCTTAACGAAGTTGAATTCCTTCGCTTTGACTTTACCCACTTCCAAGCAGTAACTGCTGAGGAACTTCGTGCGATTGAACAGCAAGTTAACGAGAAAATTTGGGAAGCACTTGAAGTGAAGACAGTTGAAACGGATATTGACACTGCTAAAGAAATGGGAGCTATGGCCCTCTTTGGTGAGAAATACGGCAAGGAAGTTCGTGTCGTGACTATCGGTGACTACTCTATTGAACTTTGTGGTGGTACTCATGTTGGCAACACTTCTGAGATTGGTCTCTTCAAAATTGTCAAAGAAGAAGGAATCGGTTCAGGAACTCGCCGTATCTTGGCAGTGACTGGTAAGGAAGCCTTTGAAGCCTATCGTGAACAAGAGGATGCTCTTAAAGCTGTCGCAGCAACCTTGAAAGCACCTCAAGTCAAGGAAGTACCTCACAAGGTAGAAGGACTTCAAGAACAACTTCGTCAACTTCAAAAAGAAAATGCTGAGTTGAAAGAAAAAGCCGCAGCTGCAGCCGCAGGCGATATCTTCAAAGATGCTAAGGAAGTCAACGGTCATCGTTACATTGCTAGTCAAGTGTCTGTATCCGATGCCGGTGCCCTTCGTACTTTTGCAGATAACTGGAAACAAAAAGACTACTCTGATCTTCTTGTCCTAGTTGCCGCTATCGGTGACAAAGTCAATGTCCTTGTAGCAAGCAAGACAAAAGACCTTCATGCAGGAAACCTTGTCAAAGAATTAGCACCAATCATCGATGGACGTGGTGGTGGTAAACCAGACATGGCCATGGCAGGAGGAAGCAACCAAGCTAAGATCCAAGAATTATTGGATGTAGTAGCAGGTAAATTGTAA
- a CDS encoding alpha-amylase, which yields MQNQTLMQYFEWYLPHDGQHWTRLAEDAPHLAHLGISHVWMPPAFKATNEKDVGYGVYDLFDLGEFNQKGTVRTKYGFKEDYLQAIQALKAQGIQPMADVVLNHKAAADHMEAFQVIEVDPVDRTVELGEPFTINGWTSFTFYGRQDTYNDFHWHWYHFTGTDYDAKRRKSGIYLIQGDNKGWANEELVDNENGNYDYLMYADLDFKHPEVIQNIYDWADWFMETTGVAGFRLDAVKHIDSFFMRNFIRDMKEKYGDDFYVFGEFWNPDKEANLDYLEKTEEHFDLVDVRLHQNLFEASQAGANYDLRGIFTDSLVELKPDKSVTFVDNHDTQRGQALESTVEEWFKPAAYALILLRQDGLPCVFYGDYYGISGQYAQQDFKEILDRLLAIRKDLAYGEQNDYFDHANCIGWVRSGAENQSPIAVLISNDQENSKSMFVGQEWTNQTFVDLLGNHQGQVTIDEEGYGQFPVSARSVSVWAVNTI from the coding sequence ATGCAAAATCAAACGCTCATGCAATACTTTGAATGGTATCTGCCCCACGACGGTCAGCACTGGACGCGTCTGGCTGAAGATGCTCCACACCTAGCTCATCTGGGGATTAGCCACGTCTGGATGCCACCAGCTTTTAAGGCAACCAATGAAAAAGATGTCGGCTATGGTGTCTATGACTTATTTGACCTAGGAGAGTTTAACCAAAAAGGGACTGTCCGCACTAAGTATGGTTTCAAAGAAGACTATCTTCAAGCCATTCAAGCCCTAAAAGCACAGGGAATTCAACCTATGGCCGATGTGGTTCTCAATCACAAGGCTGCAGCCGATCACATGGAAGCCTTTCAGGTTATCGAAGTGGATCCTGTAGACCGTACGGTTGAACTTGGAGAACCCTTCACCATCAATGGCTGGACTAGCTTTACCTTCTATGGTCGCCAAGATACCTACAATGACTTCCACTGGCATTGGTACCACTTCACCGGTACAGACTACGATGCAAAACGCCGTAAGTCTGGGATTTATCTCATCCAAGGGGACAACAAGGGCTGGGCTAACGAGGAATTGGTCGATAACGAAAACGGAAACTACGACTACCTCATGTATGCCGACCTAGACTTTAAACATCCTGAAGTCATCCAAAACATCTATGACTGGGCTGATTGGTTCATGGAAACGACTGGTGTAGCTGGTTTCCGTTTGGATGCCGTTAAGCATATTGACTCTTTCTTTATGCGCAACTTCATCCGCGATATGAAGGAAAAATACGGTGACGATTTCTATGTTTTTGGTGAATTTTGGAACCCAGACAAGGAAGCCAATCTGGACTATCTCGAAAAAACGGAAGAACACTTTGACCTTGTCGATGTTCGTCTCCACCAGAATCTCTTTGAAGCCAGTCAAGCTGGCGCAAACTATGACCTTCGTGGCATTTTCACAGATAGCCTGGTTGAACTCAAGCCTGACAAGTCTGTGACTTTTGTCGACAACCACGATACCCAACGAGGACAAGCCCTTGAGTCTACCGTTGAAGAATGGTTCAAGCCAGCAGCCTATGCCCTCATTTTGTTACGCCAAGACGGCCTTCCATGTGTCTTTTACGGAGACTACTATGGGATTTCAGGCCAGTATGCTCAACAAGATTTCAAAGAAATCCTTGACCGCCTCCTAGCCATCCGAAAAGATTTGGCCTATGGAGAACAAAATGACTACTTTGACCATGCTAACTGTATCGGTTGGGTACGTTCAGGTGCTGAAAATCAATCCCCAATCGCAGTCTTGATTTCAAATGACCAAGAAAACAGCAAGTCAATGTTTGTCGGTCAAGAATGGACTAATCAAACCTTTGTAGATTTACTTGGTAACCACCAAGGTCAAGTTACAATTGATGAGGAAGGTTATGGACAATTCCCTGTCTCAGCTAGATCCGTAAGTGTCTGGGCAGTCAATACCATCTAA